The following proteins are encoded in a genomic region of Lactiplantibacillus plantarum:
- a CDS encoding mannose/fructose/sorbose PTS transporter subunit IIA, with protein sequence MVSIIIASHGEFAKGIYQSGSMIFGEQENVQAVTLMPSEGPDDIKAKLEKAIASFDDQEQVLFLVDLWGGTPFNQVNGLFEAHKDKWAIVAGLNLPMLIEAYASRLSMDSAHEIATHIIETAKDGVKVRPEALAPKEEKAAAAATTNNNAGRPGKLEYGLARIDSRLLHGQVATAWSKTVNPTRIIVASDNVAKDELRTNMIKQAAPSGVKAHVIPIAQMIKIAKDDKHFGGQKALVLFETPQDALRAIEGGVPIKTLNIGSMAHSAGKVQPNKVLAFDQDDIDTYRKLEKDGIEFDVRKVPSDGKENMDNILNKAENMLKEQK encoded by the coding sequence ATGGTAAGCATTATCATTGCTAGTCACGGCGAATTCGCTAAAGGCATCTATCAATCTGGATCAATGATTTTCGGCGAACAAGAAAACGTTCAAGCCGTTACGTTGATGCCTAGCGAAGGCCCTGACGACATCAAGGCTAAGTTGGAAAAAGCCATTGCTTCATTCGACGATCAAGAGCAAGTCTTATTCTTAGTCGACCTTTGGGGCGGTACACCATTCAATCAAGTTAACGGCTTGTTTGAAGCACACAAGGACAAATGGGCAATCGTTGCCGGTTTGAACTTGCCAATGTTAATTGAAGCGTATGCTTCACGACTTTCAATGGATTCGGCACACGAAATTGCCACGCATATCATTGAAACTGCTAAGGATGGCGTAAAGGTTCGTCCTGAAGCATTAGCACCTAAGGAAGAAAAGGCTGCTGCCGCTGCAACGACCAACAATAACGCTGGCCGGCCAGGGAAGTTGGAATATGGGTTAGCACGGATTGACTCGCGACTCTTGCATGGACAAGTTGCTACTGCTTGGAGTAAGACAGTTAACCCAACTCGGATCATTGTTGCGTCTGATAACGTTGCTAAAGACGAACTGCGGACTAACATGATCAAGCAAGCAGCGCCATCTGGTGTCAAAGCGCACGTTATTCCAATTGCTCAAATGATTAAGATTGCTAAAGATGACAAGCACTTTGGTGGTCAAAAGGCGTTGGTCTTATTCGAAACACCACAAGATGCATTACGTGCAATCGAGGGTGGTGTGCCAATTAAGACATTGAATATTGGTTCGATGGCTCATTCGGCTGGTAAAGTTCAACCAAACAAGGTTTTGGCATTTGATCAAGATGATATCGACACTTACCGTAAACTTGAAAAAGACGGCATCGAATTTGATGTTCGGAAGGTTCCAAGTGATGGTAAAGAAAATATGGATAACATTTTGAACAAAGCTGAAAATATGTTGAAGGAACAAAAGTAG
- a CDS encoding Tex family protein yields MDNQILTLVNQTLTKFKPQQIKAVLGLMDEGNTVPFIARYRKERTGNLDEVEIREIKDNYDRLASLESRKADVMKLIAEQDHLTPALKQAIEKADKLQDVEDLYLPYKQKRRTKATIAKDAGLEPLAAWLLRFPASGIQEHAAQFVNEAQDITDANTALAGAHEILAEAFGDNAGLRNWVRNYTRDRGLLVAKVKPKGKAADEQGVYQQYYDFNSPIKQMVPYRVLAINRGEAEKVLKVSIDVDRAGIDRYCHFRFIGQHHGPAIELVEAAYQDAYKRFIGPAIERELRNELSAAANEQAIKVFGDNLYHLLMQAPLKGRVVLGFDPAYRTGCKLAVMDANGKFLDKLVIYPHKPAPTAKREAAAGEFKAFLEKYHVEMIAIGNGTASRESEEFVAQVLKTMTRPVYYVIVNEAGASVYSASAKARAEFPELHVEQRSAISIGRRLQDPLAELIKIDPKSVGVGQYQHDVPQKELTTQLDTVIETAVNQVGVNLNTASSELLTHISGLSSTIAQNVITYRDENGEFTSRPQLKKVPRLGPKAYEQAVGFLRIIDGKNVFDNTDIHPESYPAAKALLAAAGLKTTDVGTTKAQQLNQLDLAQLATSTGVGELTLKDIISSLQKPGRDVRDTMPAPLLRQDVLKMSDLKPGMQLQGTVRNVVDFGAFVDIGVKQDGLVHVSKLTDKFLKDPRQAVAVGDIVTVWVEEVDEQRQRIALTMIAPAEA; encoded by the coding sequence ATGGATAATCAGATTTTAACGTTAGTTAATCAAACGCTGACGAAGTTTAAACCGCAACAGATCAAAGCGGTTCTCGGACTCATGGACGAAGGCAACACCGTTCCGTTTATCGCACGGTATCGAAAGGAACGTACCGGTAACTTAGATGAAGTTGAAATTCGCGAAATTAAAGATAACTATGATCGGCTTGCGAGTCTAGAGAGTCGTAAGGCAGATGTGATGAAGTTGATCGCTGAACAAGATCACTTGACGCCGGCTTTAAAGCAAGCCATTGAAAAAGCTGACAAGTTGCAAGATGTCGAAGATTTGTACTTACCGTACAAACAGAAGCGACGTACGAAGGCAACGATTGCGAAAGATGCTGGACTGGAGCCGTTAGCAGCTTGGTTATTACGTTTTCCGGCAAGTGGTATTCAGGAACACGCGGCGCAGTTTGTGAACGAAGCGCAGGACATCACAGACGCGAATACCGCGTTAGCTGGAGCTCACGAAATCTTGGCTGAGGCCTTTGGTGATAATGCCGGTTTACGAAACTGGGTCCGGAATTATACGCGTGACCGGGGCTTACTAGTCGCAAAAGTGAAACCCAAGGGTAAAGCAGCCGATGAACAAGGTGTTTACCAACAGTATTATGATTTTAATAGTCCCATCAAGCAGATGGTACCGTACCGGGTACTGGCTATCAACCGTGGGGAAGCCGAAAAAGTATTGAAAGTCAGCATTGATGTTGATCGTGCTGGAATTGACCGGTATTGTCATTTTCGTTTTATTGGTCAGCACCACGGCCCAGCGATTGAACTAGTAGAAGCTGCTTATCAGGATGCCTACAAACGCTTTATTGGCCCGGCCATCGAACGTGAACTTCGCAACGAATTGAGTGCGGCTGCCAATGAACAGGCCATCAAAGTCTTTGGCGATAATTTGTACCACTTATTAATGCAGGCACCATTAAAAGGTCGCGTGGTATTAGGGTTCGACCCCGCTTACCGGACGGGGTGTAAATTAGCCGTGATGGATGCGAATGGTAAGTTCTTAGATAAGCTTGTGATTTATCCACACAAACCAGCCCCAACTGCCAAACGGGAAGCTGCTGCGGGTGAGTTTAAAGCCTTTTTAGAGAAGTATCATGTTGAAATGATTGCGATTGGTAACGGGACGGCTTCCCGCGAATCCGAGGAGTTTGTGGCACAGGTATTGAAGACTATGACCCGACCGGTTTATTATGTCATCGTTAACGAAGCCGGGGCTTCCGTGTACTCTGCTAGTGCTAAGGCGCGTGCTGAATTTCCTGAGCTACACGTTGAACAACGTAGTGCGATCAGTATCGGCCGGCGACTACAAGACCCACTGGCAGAATTGATCAAAATCGATCCGAAGTCAGTGGGAGTGGGGCAATACCAACACGATGTGCCCCAGAAGGAATTGACAACGCAGCTAGATACGGTGATTGAGACCGCGGTTAACCAAGTTGGGGTCAATTTGAATACCGCTAGTTCGGAGCTATTGACGCATATTTCGGGGCTATCCAGCACGATTGCCCAAAATGTGATTACTTATCGGGATGAAAATGGCGAATTCACGAGCCGACCACAATTGAAAAAAGTGCCGCGGTTGGGACCGAAAGCTTATGAACAAGCGGTCGGCTTCCTGCGAATCATTGACGGCAAGAATGTTTTTGATAACACGGATATTCATCCAGAAAGTTATCCCGCAGCCAAAGCGTTATTGGCAGCGGCTGGATTGAAGACGACGGACGTTGGGACGACTAAAGCCCAACAGTTGAATCAATTAGATTTAGCGCAACTTGCGACCAGCACCGGTGTCGGTGAACTGACCTTAAAGGATATTATTAGTAGTTTGCAAAAGCCCGGGCGTGATGTTCGTGATACGATGCCCGCACCGTTACTCCGGCAAGACGTTTTAAAGATGAGTGATCTAAAACCAGGGATGCAGTTGCAAGGAACCGTACGCAACGTGGTCGACTTTGGGGCGTTTGTGGATATTGGTGTCAAGCAAGATGGCCTCGTACATGTCTCCAAACTAACGGATAAGTTCTTGAAAGATCCGCGTCAGGCGGTGGCAGTTGGCGACATCGTAACGGTGTGGGTCGAAGAAGTTGATGAACAGCGGCAGCGCATCGCTTTGACGATGATTGCACCGGCTGAAGCATAA
- a CDS encoding homoserine dehydrogenase translates to METIKIGVVGLGTVGTGVVKMLQAHQEKISEITGRKLELACVVVHNLKKHEQVDLGDVQMTDQIATLLDDPSIQIMVEVMGSIHPAKEYITQALQAGKHVVTANKDLIAQYGRELVQIARENHRDLFYEASVAGGIPILRTIDNSFAADRIQRVMGIVNGTTNYIMTQMLTKHWSYDQALSSAQDLGFAESDPTNDVEGLDAAFKMIILTQFAFGMSLSLDHVQVQGITKISPEDIAEAHQLGYTIKLLGIAEEIDDRIAVSVGPVLVSDQHPLATVQNENNAVMVTGTAVGNTMFYGPGAGELPTANSVLSDITTVAKNIALNTTGNTFNSYRQETVLATPEDVVYPHFIALKMRDVPGMMMKLTAIMTRAEVSFSRIIQNQLGDGNARVVIITHAMNDQQLADITREIGEQENMQLLASYKVLKNA, encoded by the coding sequence ATGGAAACGATTAAAATTGGTGTGGTCGGACTAGGCACAGTCGGGACCGGCGTTGTAAAAATGCTTCAAGCGCATCAGGAAAAGATTTCAGAAATTACCGGTCGTAAGTTGGAACTAGCCTGCGTAGTTGTCCACAACTTGAAAAAGCACGAACAAGTTGATTTGGGGGACGTTCAGATGACCGACCAAATCGCGACCCTGCTTGATGATCCGTCCATTCAAATTATGGTCGAAGTGATGGGTTCAATTCATCCGGCGAAGGAATATATTACGCAAGCCTTGCAAGCTGGCAAACACGTGGTGACGGCCAATAAGGACTTGATTGCGCAATATGGCCGGGAGTTGGTTCAGATTGCTCGTGAAAATCATCGCGACTTATTCTATGAAGCTAGTGTTGCTGGTGGGATTCCAATTTTACGGACGATTGATAATAGTTTCGCCGCTGACCGGATTCAACGGGTCATGGGAATCGTCAACGGGACCACTAATTACATCATGACGCAGATGCTGACTAAGCATTGGTCGTATGATCAAGCCTTGAGCTCAGCACAAGACTTGGGGTTTGCCGAAAGTGATCCCACTAATGATGTCGAAGGCCTTGATGCGGCGTTCAAGATGATTATTTTAACGCAGTTTGCCTTTGGGATGAGTCTTTCCCTCGACCACGTTCAAGTTCAGGGAATTACGAAAATCAGCCCAGAGGATATTGCGGAAGCTCATCAGCTTGGGTATACGATTAAATTACTCGGGATTGCGGAAGAAATTGACGATCGCATTGCGGTATCAGTCGGGCCTGTGCTCGTTTCTGATCAACATCCACTTGCCACGGTACAAAATGAGAATAATGCTGTAATGGTAACGGGAACGGCTGTGGGGAACACGATGTTTTACGGTCCCGGCGCTGGAGAACTCCCGACCGCCAACAGTGTGCTGAGTGATATTACAACGGTTGCGAAAAATATTGCGTTGAATACGACTGGTAACACGTTTAACTCTTATCGCCAGGAGACAGTCTTAGCAACGCCTGAAGATGTTGTGTATCCTCACTTTATTGCCTTGAAGATGCGTGATGTGCCGGGGATGATGATGAAATTGACGGCGATTATGACCCGCGCAGAAGTTTCATTTAGTCGAATCATTCAAAATCAATTAGGTGACGGCAACGCTCGTGTTGTGATCATTACCCATGCCATGAATGATCAACAGTTAGCAGATATCACTCGTGAAATCGGTGAACAAGAGAATATGCAACTATTAGCGAGTTATAAAGTTTTAAAGAATGCGTAG
- the thrB gene encoding homoserine kinase, which yields MLTISVPATSANLGPGFDSIGLALDMQLTLQVLQPSDHWQIDHPFGADVPTDERNLIIKTALHLVPDLQPQHLQMASKIPLARGLGSSSTAIVAGLVLANELTGATRSSAELLEVATQLEGHPDNVAPALLGGLVVATNTDGRVRAVKLPLPMLFASVYVPNEPLLTTASRQALPTELAYHQAVTGSSVANTLVAALATQNWDVALPLLEQDQFHEQYRAKLVPALQTVRDHAHALGLTGTYLSGAGPTVITLGDYGQLATLQAQLSQDTTLTGQLFLLPMDATGVKVQKS from the coding sequence ATGTTAACGATTTCGGTTCCGGCGACTTCCGCTAATCTTGGTCCCGGTTTTGATTCAATCGGTCTGGCGCTGGACATGCAACTAACGCTACAAGTGTTGCAACCTAGTGACCATTGGCAGATTGACCATCCCTTTGGGGCGGATGTGCCGACGGATGAACGCAACTTAATTATTAAAACGGCGTTGCATTTGGTACCAGATTTACAACCACAGCATTTACAGATGGCTTCAAAAATCCCGTTAGCGCGCGGATTGGGTAGTAGCTCGACGGCCATCGTAGCCGGCTTAGTGCTGGCAAACGAATTGACCGGCGCAACGCGCTCTTCTGCTGAGCTACTGGAAGTTGCCACTCAACTGGAGGGTCATCCAGATAACGTTGCACCAGCCCTATTAGGAGGCTTGGTTGTGGCGACGAACACTGATGGACGCGTCCGTGCGGTGAAGTTACCGTTACCGATGCTTTTTGCAAGTGTCTACGTGCCTAACGAACCGCTATTGACGACCGCCAGTCGCCAAGCCTTGCCAACTGAATTGGCGTACCACCAAGCCGTTACTGGTAGTAGTGTGGCAAATACGTTAGTGGCTGCTCTAGCAACTCAAAATTGGGACGTGGCGTTACCGCTGCTAGAACAGGACCAGTTCCATGAACAGTATCGGGCTAAGTTAGTGCCGGCACTACAAACGGTTAGAGACCATGCCCATGCTCTGGGATTAACGGGGACTTATTTGAGTGGTGCTGGGCCGACGGTGATTACTTTGGGTGATTACGGTCAACTCGCTACGTTGCAGGCACAATTGAGCCAAGATACAACACTCACCGGCCAATTATTCTTATTGCCAATGGATGCAACTGGTGTAAAAGTACAAAAATCTTAA
- a CDS encoding C39 family peptidase: MIRMSRWWWRILVGGLLVSGVVYPAQAAVTTYPITGIQVVQPRVYQTNSQNGVGYHLTVVRHQRAQLRVNLHLKYHQHTQWTRTEQADIYRNGHYQRFYYVHNGHQQSGWIAANQLKPASTASVQLRVPLIDQLPELPTGCEMTATTMMLQYAGVNINKEQFASHVPRSSNPNTGFVGDPASAYGIGLYIYPQGLLPTIRHYLPSAVDLSGVGLQRIKVQLAKRHPVVAWVQGLDGFASHTVTLTGYTAATIRYNDPWRGQSGQMDNQAFETMWQLNGRRALSY, translated from the coding sequence TTGATTAGAATGAGTAGATGGTGGTGGCGTATCTTGGTGGGCGGCTTGCTGGTTAGTGGCGTGGTTTACCCCGCACAAGCGGCCGTAACGACTTATCCGATTACAGGGATTCAGGTGGTGCAGCCGCGGGTCTATCAGACGAATAGTCAGAACGGTGTCGGTTACCATTTAACCGTCGTGCGTCATCAGCGTGCCCAATTGCGTGTTAATTTACATTTAAAGTATCACCAGCATACACAGTGGACGCGTACTGAGCAAGCTGATATTTATCGCAACGGGCATTACCAACGCTTCTACTATGTGCATAATGGTCATCAGCAGAGCGGCTGGATAGCTGCTAATCAGCTAAAACCCGCCAGTACGGCGTCGGTTCAACTGCGGGTACCACTGATTGACCAGCTACCGGAGTTGCCAACGGGGTGTGAGATGACAGCGACTACCATGATGCTGCAGTATGCCGGCGTTAATATTAATAAGGAACAGTTTGCCAGCCACGTGCCGCGCAGTTCGAATCCTAACACTGGCTTTGTTGGCGATCCTGCTTCGGCCTATGGTATTGGTCTCTACATCTACCCCCAAGGCTTGTTACCAACGATCCGCCACTATCTGCCGTCCGCTGTAGATCTCAGTGGGGTGGGCCTGCAACGAATTAAAGTGCAGCTCGCTAAACGTCATCCGGTAGTCGCTTGGGTTCAGGGACTCGATGGTTTTGCGAGTCATACAGTGACGCTCACTGGATATACAGCGGCAACTATTAGGTACAATGATCCTTGGCGTGGTCAATCCGGACAGATGGATAACCAAGCGTTTGAGACGATGTGGCAATTAAATGGTCGTCGGGCACTGAGCTATTAA
- a CDS encoding SprT family protein: MTDLELQQLVATISMHDFHRPFQHRAYFNARLRTTGGRYQLASHDIDINPKMLTDFDEATLIGVIKHELCHYHLHLTKRGYRHRDADFKRLLAQVGGSRYAPAPKQATARPYRYIYECQRCGRRYYRKRRMDTRRYTCGRCQGPIKLV, from the coding sequence ATGACTGATTTAGAGTTACAGCAGCTCGTTGCGACCATTTCCATGCATGATTTTCACCGTCCGTTCCAGCACCGCGCTTATTTTAATGCTCGGTTACGAACGACGGGTGGTCGTTATCAGTTGGCCTCGCATGATATTGATATCAATCCGAAGATGCTGACTGATTTTGATGAGGCCACCTTGATTGGCGTCATCAAGCATGAATTGTGCCATTATCATTTACATTTGACTAAGCGGGGATATCGGCATCGTGATGCAGACTTTAAACGATTACTCGCGCAAGTGGGTGGCTCGCGCTATGCACCAGCGCCGAAGCAGGCGACGGCCCGGCCGTATCGGTATATTTATGAATGCCAACGGTGTGGCCGGCGGTATTACCGCAAGCGCCGCATGGACACTCGCCGCTATACGTGTGGTCGTTGTCAGGGGCCAATTAAATTAGTCTGA